TTTTAAATTAGAAATTAAAAGTTCCCTGATTCCACGCTTTAAGTTCCCTGCTTGATAATCCGTGAAAATATAATCATGCATTTCATTTTTATATAGGTTATATATAAAATTCGAGTCGTCGTAGCTTACCAACCATGGGACCTTCAATTTCACCACAGCATCTGCTAGATCTTTATGTTCTTTATCTGTAAAATAATTCCTATAAAGAACCTTTCCAGCATTATAATATGGTGGATCTATATAGAAAAAGCTCCTATCCCTATATTCCTCGATATTAAATTTTCTTATTAATTCAATGCCATCATCTTCTCTTATGGTAATTCTGTCAGAGAATTTCCCTATATCATTGATTTTTTTGATAATTCTATCTACATTAAACCTGCAATTCAAAGAATATTTTGAAATCTGTCTCTTACCACCTATTGGTCCTGCCTTTATTATACCGGAATAGTTTACTCTGTTGTAGAAAAGAAAGGCCAATCCTATTTCTATCGTATCATATTTCGTATATGCATCTTCTTCAAGGTACTTTTTGAAGTTATACCATGTCTCCATAGATATGTCTAGAGATCTTACCGCATCGATAAATTCCTGATTATGAAATAAAATGGACTTCCAGAATGCGACTATCACAGGATCTTTCTCACATATGACTGCGTGGTCAGCGAAACCATCTTTTAGGATTCCTATTGAAACGGACGCGCTGCCGCCGAAAGGCTCGAATATGGTACCCAACTTGATATTATGAAAAGTAAGGAATCGTTCAACATACGGGAGTATCCATGTTTTACCTCCAGGATACCTAAGCGGAGTTACTGTCGGTTTCATATTGATATATCACCATCTAGGCCTAAACCTTTCGGTTAGGAAGAATTTGTAAGTATTGTTCTAAGAAGCTCCCTCGTCGTCCCAGCGATCCTTCTAATTTCTTCCGCAGTGGGATCTATCCATCTTCCATGCACGATTGCATTCATGTATTGCCTATGATCGTTCTGTATCTTTTCAAGAACTTTCTTGGCTTCAGAATAATCAGAGAATAGTTCTTTCACATTTTTTATTG
The Thermoplasma sp. Kam2015 genome window above contains:
- a CDS encoding DNA adenine methylase produces the protein MKPTVTPLRYPGGKTWILPYVERFLTFHNIKLGTIFEPFGGSASVSIGILKDGFADHAVICEKDPVIVAFWKSILFHNQEFIDAVRSLDISMETWYNFKKYLEEDAYTKYDTIEIGLAFLFYNRVNYSGIIKAGPIGGKRQISKYSLNCRFNVDRIIKKINDIGKFSDRITIREDDGIELIRKFNIEEYRDRSFFYIDPPYYNAGKVLYRNYFTDKEHKDLADAVVKLKVPWLVSYDDSNFIYNLYKNEMHDYIFTDYQAGNLKRGIRELLISNLKIPPLDTIRLERFDANNLEIANPSIISRE